The following are encoded in a window of Nitrospinota bacterium genomic DNA:
- the gltA gene encoding NADPH-dependent glutamate synthase yields the protein MAGLSNKERMALPKQEMPLHPGEERVKNFDEVPIGYTAEMAKQEALRCIQCKNPGCIPGCPVGIDIPAFIQLIEDGDYAGAVKKIRETNFLPSICGRVCPQDKQCQLDCIVGKKNAPVEIGSLERFVADYERDHNLRVLPDIAPDTGKNVAVVGSGPAGLTAAYELRRRGHNVVVFEAFHRAGGVLVYGIPRFRLPLETIDSDIQFLEDMGVKFVYNMIIGKVLTLDDLLNEEGFDAVFIGTGAGTPKMLGVPGENANGVYSANEYLTRIYMMGAKDFPKFATPVVQGEKVAIIGAGNTAMDALRTAKRLGAEVTCYYRRSKEQAPARTEEVHHADQEFVKWKFLSNPVEIITDENNYVKALKCEVMELGEPDSSGRRKPVGTGKYFTDDIDTIVFSLGCDVNPVIPSTDKELNVNKWGIMMVDEKTYQTSKKGVFAGGDAVTGGSTVILAMGQAKVAALGIDKYLKGEMSWKDANVPTDPKWPGIIWDAPKPEKKDKKDKKAKAAS from the coding sequence ATGGCAGGATTAAGCAATAAAGAGAGAATGGCGCTACCGAAGCAGGAGATGCCGCTTCATCCGGGTGAAGAAAGAGTCAAGAACTTTGACGAGGTTCCGATTGGCTATACGGCGGAGATGGCAAAGCAGGAAGCGCTCAGGTGCATTCAGTGCAAGAATCCAGGATGCATTCCAGGCTGTCCGGTAGGGATAGACATCCCCGCCTTCATACAGCTTATTGAGGACGGTGACTATGCAGGGGCTGTAAAGAAGATAAGGGAGACAAACTTCCTCCCTTCGATATGCGGACGCGTATGTCCCCAGGACAAACAGTGCCAGCTCGACTGCATAGTTGGAAAGAAAAACGCTCCGGTTGAAATAGGTTCACTTGAGAGGTTTGTTGCTGATTACGAAAGGGACCACAACCTGAGGGTTCTCCCCGACATAGCGCCGGACACCGGCAAGAACGTAGCGGTCGTTGGCTCCGGCCCAGCAGGGCTGACAGCGGCCTACGAGTTGAGGAGACGCGGCCACAATGTTGTCGTTTTCGAAGCTTTCCACAGGGCGGGCGGCGTTCTGGTTTACGGTATCCCCAGGTTCAGGCTTCCGCTTGAGACCATCGACAGCGATATCCAGTTCCTTGAGGATATGGGGGTCAAGTTCGTTTACAACATGATCATCGGCAAAGTGCTTACGCTTGACGACCTCCTTAACGAGGAAGGCTTCGACGCCGTTTTTATCGGAACGGGCGCGGGAACACCCAAGATGCTCGGAGTTCCAGGAGAGAATGCGAATGGAGTTTACTCCGCAAACGAATACCTGACGCGAATCTACATGATGGGAGCAAAGGATTTCCCGAAATTTGCCACTCCGGTAGTCCAGGGTGAAAAGGTTGCCATCATCGGCGCCGGGAACACGGCAATGGACGCTCTCCGCACGGCTAAAAGGCTCGGCGCGGAAGTAACCTGCTACTACAGAAGGTCGAAAGAGCAGGCTCCGGCGCGTACGGAAGAGGTGCATCACGCCGATCAGGAGTTCGTGAAGTGGAAATTCCTCTCGAATCCGGTGGAGATCATCACCGACGAGAACAACTATGTGAAAGCGTTGAAGTGCGAGGTCATGGAACTCGGCGAGCCGGACAGCTCCGGAAGGCGCAAACCTGTCGGTACCGGAAAGTACTTTACCGATGATATCGATACCATAGTTTTCTCGCTTGGTTGCGACGTGAATCCGGTTATCCCCTCTACCGACAAAGAGTTGAACGTCAACAAGTGGGGGATAATGATGGTGGATGAAAAGACCTACCAGACATCCAAGAAGGGTGTTTTCGCCGGAGGCGATGCTGTTACCGGCGGTTCGACCGTTATCCTTGCAATGGGACAGGCGAAAGTCGCCGCTCTCGGCATAGATAAATACCTTAAAGGGGAGATGAGCTGGAAAGATGCCAACGTTCCTACCGATCCGAAATGGCCCGGCATTATCTGGGATGCCCCAAAACCGGAAAAGAAGGACAAAAAAGATAAAAAGGCAAAAGCCGCCAGCTAG
- a CDS encoding AMIN domain-containing protein has protein sequence MRGTKRFRTSVRQMTLLLLITTGCKTAGTDLTLHDASEGSKAHIKRIAYASTDKGTVVKVYSNIPLEYSTYSLSEPTRVAVEIPNVVLDFEPRKTEINDKTVSHVSVVAFPEIDSVRLELQLYRETPFSVALKKGRLEILVSDDSSLFTAPMEYRGTDKNGSDKINPAIGADYENRTRQELLEEINILKAKIAEERENNIKLELENSLMRKQANEAQKQFDETMSLAETLQARVVFMEKQLSNIQTRLIGDNAGASEGGLSKGPIAAPDDPETAIKKMIEAWIKAWNMEDIKNYSEHYSSDFKFGYMDKKEWVADKAFKFKRPGVPEIDFEALEISIISSRAARATFHQLYRSNSFNSRGVKTLSLTKESGKWKILDENWSRIDN, from the coding sequence GTGAGGGGGACAAAACGATTCCGGACATCGGTCCGCCAAATGACGCTCCTCCTCCTTATAACAACGGGATGTAAAACGGCGGGAACTGACCTCACACTTCATGACGCCTCTGAAGGCTCGAAAGCCCATATTAAACGGATAGCATACGCCTCAACGGACAAAGGAACGGTAGTCAAGGTCTACAGCAACATCCCCCTGGAATACAGCACATATTCCCTTTCAGAGCCGACCAGGGTAGCGGTGGAAATACCAAACGTGGTGCTCGACTTCGAACCCCGTAAAACCGAAATAAACGATAAAACCGTATCCCATGTATCTGTTGTTGCGTTCCCCGAAATCGACTCTGTTCGGCTTGAATTGCAACTTTACCGGGAAACCCCTTTCAGTGTCGCCCTTAAGAAAGGGAGACTTGAAATACTCGTCTCCGACGATAGCTCCCTTTTTACGGCTCCAATGGAATACCGCGGCACAGATAAGAATGGATCAGACAAAATAAATCCCGCCATTGGCGCCGATTACGAAAACAGAACGAGACAGGAGCTTCTGGAAGAGATCAATATACTTAAAGCCAAAATCGCCGAAGAGAGGGAGAACAATATCAAGCTGGAGCTTGAGAACAGCCTTATGAGAAAACAGGCAAACGAAGCCCAAAAGCAGTTCGATGAGACGATGAGCCTTGCCGAAACGCTCCAGGCAAGGGTTGTTTTCATGGAAAAGCAGTTAAGCAACATTCAGACAAGACTTATCGGAGATAATGCCGGCGCCTCTGAAGGGGGGTTGTCCAAAGGCCCCATAGCCGCGCCGGATGACCCGGAGACAGCAATAAAAAAAATGATCGAGGCATGGATCAAAGCATGGAACATGGAAGATATTAAGAACTACTCGGAGCACTATTCTTCCGATTTCAAGTTCGGATATATGGATAAAAAGGAGTGGGTGGCCGATAAAGCCTTCAAGTTCAAAAGGCCTGGCGTACCCGAGATCGATTTTGAAGCGCTGGAGATATCGATCATCTCCAGCCGGGCGGCAAGGGCAACGTTCCACCAGCTGTACCGGTCAAACAGTTTCAACAGCCGGGGGGTTAAAACCCTCTCTTTGACAAAAGAATCCGGGAAGTGGAAAATATTAGATGAGAATTGGAGCAGGATCGATAATTAA
- a CDS encoding PCYCGC domain-containing protein has product MAKKKSNESGTQTKLMILAGIAFALMVGYLVAQNTTTPETHANSAEREMVTTSDGYKGIPHTNTERLIETRPILMPEYFDGRVRQIYQWATEIPEAFDALYCYCRCKENPKFNHKTLLTCFTDMHAANCGVCLDEGQMAHELTQMGKTPAEIRMEVDNYYAKRSH; this is encoded by the coding sequence ATGGCAAAAAAGAAGAGCAATGAAAGCGGCACACAGACAAAACTGATGATCTTAGCCGGTATCGCCTTCGCGTTGATGGTAGGCTACCTGGTGGCTCAGAATACGACAACCCCGGAGACTCACGCCAATAGCGCCGAGCGGGAGATGGTGACCACTAGCGACGGGTATAAAGGGATACCGCACACCAACACGGAGCGTCTGATAGAAACCAGGCCAATACTTATGCCGGAATATTTCGATGGCAGGGTTCGGCAGATATATCAGTGGGCAACCGAGATACCGGAAGCGTTCGACGCGCTCTACTGCTACTGCCGGTGCAAGGAGAATCCGAAATTCAATCATAAAACCCTCCTTACATGCTTCACCGACATGCACGCCGCAAACTGCGGAGTATGCCTCGACGAGGGGCAGATGGCTCACGAGCTGACCCAGATGGGAAAAACACCTGCTGAGATACGAATGGAAGTCGACAACTACTATGCAAAACGAAGCCACTAG
- a CDS encoding M20 family metallopeptidase, with translation MMPDQKRIRKELEKLRPEILRINKLIFDNPELNFNELFASELLAEEMEKHGFRVKRGKGKLKTAFEAVFTGKSAKPSIALLAEYDALPGIGHACGHNMIAASSFGAAVVAKNILGDRCGKLSLMGTPAEEGGGGKIQMIADGWFKGIDAAMMVHPSNKNRVVARMLAVAEMEFHFYGKASHAAANPELGINALDGVITLFNSVNALRQQTPNFSRLHGIVMHGGDAPNIIPEYASAKFMARGITMRDYEYVKKRLIECAKGAASSTGCKLKIKNNPMAFHAFEPNRTLGKIFSAHMANVGLTDYGFNETEQIGSSDIGNLSQTLPALHPEFAVGDSKTVNHSRDFLKAVLSKNGVENMMKMTEALAATTIELFMNPSLVAEAKKEFNAFKANRS, from the coding sequence ATGATGCCGGACCAGAAACGGATCCGCAAAGAGCTGGAAAAGCTGAGACCCGAAATACTTCGTATCAACAAACTGATATTCGATAATCCTGAACTGAACTTCAATGAGCTTTTCGCGTCGGAACTCCTCGCCGAAGAGATGGAAAAACATGGTTTCAGGGTAAAGAGAGGAAAAGGGAAACTGAAAACAGCTTTCGAGGCGGTATTCACCGGAAAATCGGCAAAACCTTCGATAGCCCTGCTCGCGGAATATGACGCCCTCCCCGGCATAGGACACGCTTGCGGCCACAACATGATAGCCGCATCGTCATTCGGAGCGGCGGTTGTAGCAAAGAACATACTCGGTGACCGTTGCGGAAAACTCTCCCTGATGGGAACCCCTGCCGAAGAGGGGGGCGGCGGAAAGATTCAAATGATAGCGGATGGATGGTTCAAGGGGATAGACGCCGCGATGATGGTGCACCCTTCAAACAAGAACAGAGTAGTCGCCAGAATGCTGGCAGTCGCTGAAATGGAATTCCACTTTTACGGCAAGGCTTCCCACGCGGCGGCCAATCCGGAACTCGGGATAAACGCCCTCGATGGAGTCATAACGCTTTTCAACTCCGTCAACGCCCTTCGGCAACAGACCCCGAATTTCAGCCGCCTCCACGGAATAGTCATGCATGGCGGAGACGCGCCGAACATCATTCCGGAATATGCCTCGGCAAAGTTCATGGCGAGGGGCATCACCATGCGGGATTATGAATATGTAAAAAAACGGCTGATCGAATGCGCAAAAGGGGCCGCCTCTTCCACCGGATGCAAACTTAAAATAAAGAACAATCCGATGGCGTTTCACGCATTCGAGCCGAACAGAACCCTTGGGAAAATATTTTCAGCGCATATGGCAAACGTGGGCCTTACGGATTACGGCTTTAACGAAACGGAACAGATAGGCTCGTCAGACATAGGGAACCTGAGCCAGACGCTCCCCGCGCTACATCCGGAGTTCGCGGTCGGCGACAGCAAGACCGTAAATCACTCGAGGGATTTCCTGAAGGCCGTCCTATCGAAAAACGGGGTGGAGAACATGATGAAAATGACCGAAGCGCTCGCGGCAACGACCATTGAGCTTTTCATGAATCCCTCTCTTGTCGCGGAAGCCAAAAAGGAGTTCAACGCTTTCAAGGCGAACAGGTCTTAA
- a CDS encoding zinc ribbon domain-containing protein: MPIYEFNCSDCDAKFEEMRLSSGSFKGVECPKCGSKKVKKAFSTFAPSIAGSSSSSAKGGACNLESGGSPCSSGMCGFN, from the coding sequence ATGCCGATTTATGAATTTAACTGCTCCGACTGTGATGCCAAATTTGAAGAGATGAGACTTTCCAGTGGCTCCTTTAAGGGGGTTGAGTGCCCCAAATGTGGGTCGAAAAAGGTAAAAAAAGCGTTCTCAACCTTTGCCCCTTCAATTGCCGGCAGTTCCTCCTCATCCGCCAAGGGGGGAGCATGTAACCTTGAATCAGGCGGCAGTCCATGCTCTTCCGGCATGTGCGGCTTTAACTGA
- a CDS encoding UDP-glucose/GDP-mannose dehydrogenase family protein: MNICVIGTGYVGLVTGTVFAELGNDVICVDKIAEKVDLLNRNIMPIYEPGLEELVVRNRNEGRLSFTTDFKKSVEAAEIIFICVNTPPMDHGETDLSYVKAVAKEIAEAINGYKVIVNKSTVPVGTGDIVSEIINANNPKNHKFDVVSNPEFLREGSAIQDALHPDRIVIGAPTKEVAMKLLELYASLEAPMLITDVYSAEIIKYASNAFLATKISFINEIANLCEKVGADVEHVAKGMGSDQRIGRAFLNAGLGFGGSCFPKDVQSLLHTSTKLGSEFALLKNVLGTNSERAGHFAKMIKSRFPDLKGKTFALLGLAFKSNTDDMREAKSIEIINELQKGGAKIRAFDPVAMEVAKKIMPDITYCQNPYEACEGADAMILVTEWREFKLLNLEKIRTILKQPVIFDGRNFYDPVRKKRLGFEYFGLGRNKWPK, from the coding sequence ATGAATATTTGCGTTATTGGAACCGGCTATGTCGGGCTTGTGACCGGAACGGTCTTTGCCGAACTTGGAAATGACGTCATCTGCGTAGATAAGATCGCAGAAAAAGTCGATCTGCTGAACCGGAACATCATGCCTATCTATGAACCTGGACTTGAAGAGCTGGTAGTCCGAAACCGGAATGAGGGGAGGCTCTCGTTCACTACCGATTTTAAAAAATCGGTTGAGGCGGCAGAGATCATCTTTATCTGCGTTAATACGCCGCCAATGGACCACGGCGAGACCGACCTTTCATATGTAAAAGCTGTCGCCAAGGAGATCGCCGAAGCGATAAACGGCTACAAGGTTATCGTGAATAAAAGCACCGTACCTGTCGGCACCGGGGACATCGTAAGCGAGATAATCAATGCCAACAACCCGAAGAATCATAAATTCGACGTGGTGTCGAATCCGGAATTTCTCCGGGAAGGCTCCGCTATACAGGACGCCCTTCACCCCGACCGGATAGTAATAGGCGCCCCGACCAAAGAGGTCGCCATGAAATTGCTGGAGCTTTACGCTTCACTTGAAGCGCCGATGCTGATAACCGACGTTTATTCTGCGGAGATAATAAAATACGCCTCAAACGCGTTCCTGGCCACGAAGATATCGTTCATCAACGAAATAGCGAACCTCTGCGAGAAGGTAGGGGCGGACGTTGAGCATGTAGCGAAAGGGATGGGATCCGACCAGCGTATAGGGAGGGCGTTTCTGAACGCGGGGCTAGGCTTCGGCGGTTCCTGCTTCCCGAAAGACGTGCAATCTCTCCTCCATACATCCACAAAACTCGGTTCCGAATTCGCTCTCCTTAAAAATGTGCTCGGCACGAACAGTGAGAGGGCGGGACATTTTGCGAAGATGATAAAGAGCCGCTTCCCCGACCTGAAAGGAAAAACATTCGCGTTGCTCGGACTGGCATTCAAGTCGAACACCGACGACATGCGCGAAGCCAAATCAATAGAGATCATCAATGAATTGCAAAAGGGGGGGGCGAAAATACGGGCGTTCGATCCGGTTGCCATGGAGGTCGCAAAAAAAATTATGCCGGATATCACCTACTGCCAGAACCCGTATGAGGCGTGCGAAGGCGCCGACGCTATGATCCTTGTAACCGAATGGCGCGAATTCAAGCTCCTTAACCTTGAAAAGATAAGAACAATACTTAAACAGCCTGTAATTTTCGACGGCAGGAACTTCTACGACCCGGTCAGAAAGAAAAGGCTCGGCTTCGAATATTTTGGATTGGGGAGAAACAAATGGCCGAAATAA
- a CDS encoding HPr family phosphocarrier protein translates to MKRNDDAESGQDPAQEERDSLHLIISEEAFREPLQVNAAPFLQLASYLIHLNTPENFTSKFYFNLMNEAGNFETFLDDYGARNNRTWYFFSELVASVRNFAVASFELSHVVNRYQDYFPNHSADDSEEFLQHGAEVLNYIGKIQKALIEEAIKEMERLGCRIEGTDADPKAFQEIEKQVKLPRNISMNQYTTSESRIMQIVESYRKIAIKVRREKYGNKPDPAELSQMIPVRINETMVKILENSLHNIQSEYDTHVRHTNIESSDPDLQRFRAYISVPMHLMEMARWIIHFYERHENEIHSDESKDRISNIVDKNFVLKLLSHFAFFYTHKFMQEGKPIAEKIMSRFMRKSRITLPIPKPKGFHARPAYYITLVVEEHGTDVFMIVGDRKFDCRSVLDLLEGGGHTADMESETVDFEGDERTLKDLTILAENNYCEDETIPKELNYIRVARNIVT, encoded by the coding sequence ATGAAACGGAATGATGACGCCGAGAGCGGACAAGACCCTGCACAGGAGGAACGCGACTCCCTCCACCTGATAATAAGCGAGGAGGCCTTCCGCGAGCCCCTGCAGGTAAACGCCGCTCCGTTCCTCCAGCTTGCCTCATACCTCATACACCTCAACACTCCGGAAAACTTCACTTCCAAGTTCTATTTCAACCTGATGAACGAAGCCGGTAACTTCGAAACATTTCTGGACGATTACGGCGCGAGAAACAACCGGACTTGGTATTTTTTCAGCGAACTGGTAGCCAGTGTCCGCAATTTCGCCGTTGCATCTTTTGAGTTAAGCCATGTGGTGAACAGATATCAGGATTATTTCCCAAACCACAGCGCTGATGATTCTGAAGAGTTCCTTCAGCATGGCGCAGAGGTATTAAATTACATCGGCAAAATACAGAAAGCTCTCATAGAAGAAGCAATAAAAGAAATGGAAAGGCTCGGTTGTCGCATTGAAGGAACGGATGCGGACCCGAAAGCCTTTCAGGAGATCGAAAAGCAGGTAAAACTGCCAAGAAACATTTCAATGAACCAGTACACCACGTCCGAATCAAGGATAATGCAGATAGTCGAGAGCTACCGGAAGATCGCCATCAAGGTGCGCAGGGAAAAATACGGCAATAAACCCGACCCGGCGGAACTTTCACAGATGATCCCAGTACGCATAAACGAAACAATGGTCAAGATACTCGAAAACTCCCTGCACAACATACAGTCGGAATACGATACGCATGTGCGTCACACCAATATTGAAAGTTCCGATCCCGACCTCCAGCGTTTTCGCGCCTACATCTCCGTCCCAATGCACCTTATGGAGATGGCAAGGTGGATAATCCACTTCTATGAAAGACATGAAAATGAAATTCACTCGGACGAAAGCAAAGACAGGATTTCCAATATTGTCGACAAGAACTTCGTCCTGAAACTCCTTTCCCACTTCGCATTCTTTTACACCCATAAATTCATGCAGGAAGGAAAGCCGATAGCCGAAAAAATAATGAGCCGCTTCATGCGAAAAAGCAGAATAACTCTCCCTATCCCGAAGCCCAAGGGTTTTCACGCAAGACCGGCCTACTACATTACGTTGGTCGTGGAAGAACACGGCACCGATGTATTCATGATTGTCGGCGACAGAAAGTTCGACTGCAGATCGGTGCTCGACCTTCTTGAAGGGGGCGGGCATACCGCGGACATGGAAAGCGAAACAGTCGATTTCGAAGGGGACGAACGGACGTTGAAAGATCTGACTATTCTGGCGGAGAACAATTACTGCGAGGATGAAACCATTCCAAAAGAGCTTAACTACATAAGGGTCGCGAGGAACATAGTCACATGA
- a CDS encoding sulfide/dihydroorotate dehydrogenase-like FAD/NAD-binding protein gives MSNNSKYAQSFKILKKKELCTNTFWYELEAPFIARKMLAGQFIIVRPNEAGERIPLSICGWDREKGTINIIVMSAGLTSGIINDMKVGDRLIDIVGPLGMRSHVSKYDGTCVVIGGGYGTGAILPTARDLKELGNKVIGIVGARNKDLLIMVDELSEVCDEVMVTTNDGSVGIEGFVTHALQKIVDREKVSSVLAVGPVPMMIAVSNMTKPLGIETWVSLNAIMVDGTGMCGACRVSVGGETKFACFHGPDFDGHKVDFDELIKRQKMFVEKEKEALAACSK, from the coding sequence TTGAGTAACAATAGCAAGTATGCGCAATCTTTCAAGATATTGAAAAAAAAGGAGCTTTGCACCAATACATTTTGGTACGAGCTGGAGGCCCCTTTTATAGCCCGCAAGATGCTGGCTGGGCAGTTCATCATCGTTAGACCGAACGAGGCAGGCGAGAGGATACCGCTTTCGATTTGTGGCTGGGATAGGGAGAAGGGGACGATCAACATTATAGTGATGTCAGCCGGTTTAACTTCCGGAATAATCAACGACATGAAGGTGGGGGACCGTCTTATCGACATAGTCGGCCCGCTCGGGATGCGCTCCCATGTATCTAAATATGATGGTACTTGCGTGGTAATCGGAGGCGGTTACGGCACCGGGGCGATCCTTCCGACCGCCAGGGACCTGAAGGAGTTGGGAAACAAGGTTATCGGCATTGTCGGGGCCAGGAACAAGGATCTGCTTATCATGGTTGATGAGTTGAGCGAAGTTTGTGACGAGGTAATGGTTACTACCAACGACGGCTCGGTGGGGATCGAAGGTTTCGTTACCCACGCGCTCCAGAAGATAGTCGACAGGGAAAAAGTAAGTTCGGTATTGGCTGTCGGGCCGGTGCCGATGATGATCGCGGTATCGAATATGACCAAACCGCTTGGAATAGAGACTTGGGTTTCCCTCAACGCGATAATGGTTGACGGAACCGGAATGTGCGGAGCCTGCCGGGTATCGGTTGGCGGTGAAACGAAATTTGCCTGTTTCCACGGTCCCGATTTTGACGGGCACAAGGTTGATTTTGATGAGCTGATAAAGCGTCAAAAAATGTTTGTTGAAAAAGAGAAAGAGGCCCTTGCGGCCTGTTCCAAATAA
- a CDS encoding TlpA family protein disulfide reductase, whose translation MQNEATSRNLAEERSRAIVPFAILSVLLIVSYFTIKVEIMNRPILKPIEEKTAEEEAKPPEPGPMQGKAAPAFDLASIDGKRFKLSDYKGKLVFLNVWATWCPPCRDEMPSMERLYKELKGPYFEMLAVSIDEDGTESVPPFVKEMGITFPVLLDPEKKDTDKYKEGGIAKNYMITGVPETYLIAGNGVVILHFVGPTEWDRPEIIDVLKGLVKRIEDSTTNSQ comes from the coding sequence ATGCAAAACGAAGCCACTAGCAGAAATCTCGCCGAAGAGCGATCAAGGGCGATAGTCCCTTTTGCGATCCTCTCCGTACTCCTTATCGTCTCCTATTTCACCATAAAGGTTGAGATAATGAATCGGCCCATATTGAAACCGATTGAGGAAAAAACCGCAGAAGAAGAAGCAAAGCCACCGGAGCCGGGCCCCATGCAGGGGAAGGCCGCGCCGGCGTTTGATCTTGCTTCAATAGACGGAAAGAGATTCAAACTCTCCGATTACAAGGGGAAGCTCGTATTTCTGAACGTCTGGGCTACTTGGTGCCCCCCTTGCCGCGACGAGATGCCTTCAATGGAGAGGCTTTATAAGGAGCTAAAAGGGCCTTACTTTGAAATGCTCGCGGTCAGCATTGATGAAGACGGCACGGAGAGCGTTCCGCCGTTTGTAAAGGAAATGGGGATCACGTTCCCTGTGCTTCTGGACCCGGAAAAGAAGGACACCGACAAGTACAAGGAAGGGGGCATCGCCAAAAATTACATGATCACCGGCGTTCCCGAGACATACCTGATAGCCGGCAACGGCGTTGTAATACTCCACTTTGTCGGCCCCACCGAGTGGGACCGGCCGGAGATAATCGACGTTTTGAAGGGTCTGGTCAAAAGGATCGAAGACTCTACAACCAATTCTCAATAA
- a CDS encoding SDR family oxidoreductase, with amino-acid sequence MAEIMITGASGFLGSHLSESLLEDGHKVIGVDNFITSEASNIKHLESEAGFSFIEQDITKKFEYKGKLDYILNLASPASPIDYAELPLETLLVGSTGTYNTLEMAKEKKAVYFMASTSEIYGDPEISPQPEGYWGNVNTVGPRSCYDEAKRFSEAMVHTYQNQGWVDTRTVRIFNTFGPRMRLNDGRAVPNFIIQALNNEPITVYGDGSQTRSFCYVDDLIDGIKKLAFSSVTTPVNIGNPNEMTILAMAQKIRNTLNSKSEIVMKPLPGDDPKQRRPDISKAKKLLDWEPRWSLEDGLKKTIEYFKSASS; translated from the coding sequence ATGGCCGAAATAATGATTACCGGAGCCTCCGGTTTTCTGGGATCGCACCTGTCCGAATCTCTTCTTGAGGACGGGCATAAGGTTATCGGCGTCGACAACTTCATTACATCCGAAGCATCCAACATTAAACACCTGGAAAGTGAGGCCGGATTCAGCTTTATCGAGCAGGATATAACGAAAAAATTCGAATACAAGGGAAAGCTTGACTACATACTGAATCTTGCCTCGCCGGCGAGCCCCATCGATTACGCGGAACTCCCGCTGGAAACCCTTTTGGTCGGTTCGACAGGGACATACAACACTCTTGAAATGGCAAAGGAAAAGAAAGCCGTCTACTTTATGGCTTCCACATCTGAAATATACGGCGACCCGGAAATATCCCCTCAGCCCGAAGGCTACTGGGGAAACGTCAACACGGTCGGTCCGCGCTCCTGTTACGACGAGGCTAAAAGATTCTCCGAAGCGATGGTTCACACATATCAGAACCAGGGGTGGGTGGACACAAGGACAGTGAGGATATTTAACACATTCGGCCCCCGGATGAGGCTAAATGACGGCAGGGCCGTTCCGAACTTCATTATTCAGGCGCTGAATAACGAACCGATAACCGTCTACGGCGACGGCTCGCAGACAAGGAGCTTCTGTTATGTCGACGACCTGATTGACGGAATCAAAAAACTTGCATTCTCCTCTGTCACAACACCGGTGAACATCGGCAATCCGAACGAGATGACAATTCTCGCGATGGCGCAGAAGATCAGGAACACGCTGAATTCCAAAAGCGAGATAGTAATGAAACCTCTCCCTGGAGACGATCCAAAACAGAGAAGGCCCGATATTTCGAAAGCGAAAAAACTTCTTGATTGGGAGCCGAGGTGGTCGCTTGAGGACGGGCTGAAAAAAACTATCGAATATTTCAAGTCCGCATCATCCTGA